One region of Deinococcus budaensis genomic DNA includes:
- a CDS encoding aspartate kinase, whose protein sequence is MAHSLLVMKFGGTNMQDARAIRHSAGLAARSVREGVKVVVVVSAMAGVTNGLLRLAEAAQGGDIAAANDEIAAMRTRHFTAAQDLGAAPDSPAVREIRELHETLRQAVYGVYLLRELTPRSRDLIVAFGERLSAPLMGLALEQGGVRAHHLTGGQAGIMTDAHFGNARPLPGTGERISDRLGGLLAAGITPVVAGFMGENEDGAITTLGRGGTDFSATIIGQALGADEVWAWKDVDGVMSADPRVVEDARNIEVLSYGEVMELAYFGAKVLHPLAVTPLQESGIPLRVKSAADPDFPGTLVREQAGGDAAHPVKAVTAIRGVSIISVTGAGVLGVPDVVASLFAAIARENITLLMVSQSSSMSNVSLAVQSADARRTLAALRRGVSGELGIEEQPGVAVLAIVGAGMRGQKGVAARMFGALAGEDVNILMISQGSSELNISVAIEGAQVDQATRAVHAAFRLGETAPTAAD, encoded by the coding sequence ATGGCGCATTCCCTGCTGGTGATGAAGTTCGGCGGCACCAACATGCAAGACGCGCGGGCGATCCGCCACAGCGCGGGGCTGGCGGCGCGCAGCGTGCGTGAGGGTGTGAAAGTGGTCGTGGTGGTCTCCGCGATGGCGGGCGTGACCAACGGCCTGCTGCGGCTGGCCGAGGCCGCGCAGGGCGGCGACATCGCGGCGGCCAACGACGAGATCGCCGCGATGCGCACCCGTCACTTCACGGCGGCCCAGGACCTCGGCGCGGCCCCCGACTCCCCGGCGGTGCGCGAGATCCGCGAGCTGCACGAGACCCTGCGCCAGGCGGTGTACGGCGTCTATCTGCTGCGCGAACTCACGCCCAGGAGCCGCGACCTGATCGTCGCCTTCGGGGAGCGGCTCTCGGCGCCGCTGATGGGCCTCGCGCTCGAACAGGGGGGCGTCCGCGCGCACCATCTCACCGGCGGGCAGGCGGGCATCATGACCGACGCGCACTTCGGCAATGCCCGGCCCCTGCCCGGCACCGGGGAGCGCATCTCCGACCGCCTGGGCGGCCTCCTCGCGGCCGGGATCACGCCGGTCGTGGCGGGCTTCATGGGCGAGAACGAGGACGGCGCGATCACCACCCTGGGGCGCGGCGGCACCGACTTCTCGGCCACCATCATCGGGCAGGCGCTGGGCGCCGACGAGGTCTGGGCCTGGAAAGACGTGGACGGCGTGATGAGCGCCGATCCCCGGGTGGTGGAGGATGCCCGCAACATCGAGGTCCTGAGCTACGGCGAGGTGATGGAACTCGCCTACTTCGGCGCCAAGGTGCTGCACCCGCTGGCCGTCACGCCGCTGCAAGAAAGCGGCATTCCGCTGCGGGTCAAGAGTGCCGCCGACCCCGACTTTCCCGGCACGCTGGTGCGCGAGCAGGCGGGCGGCGACGCGGCGCACCCAGTCAAGGCGGTGACCGCCATCCGGGGAGTCAGCATCATCAGCGTGACCGGCGCGGGCGTGCTCGGCGTTCCCGACGTGGTCGCCAGCCTGTTCGCCGCCATCGCCCGCGAGAACATCACCCTCCTGATGGTCTCGCAGAGCAGCTCGATGAGCAACGTCTCGCTGGCCGTGCAAAGCGCCGACGCCCGCCGCACCCTGGCCGCCCTGCGCCGGGGAGTGAGCGGCGAACTGGGCATCGAGGAGCAGCCCGGCGTGGCGGTGCTCGCCATCGTCGGGGCGGGGATGCGCGGCCAGAAAGGCGTCGCCGCCCGGATGTTCGGCGCGCTGGCGGGCGAGGACGTGAATATCCTGATGATCTCCCAGGGGTCGAGCGAGCTGAACATCAGCGTCGCCATCGAGGGCGCCCAGGTCGACCAGGCCACCCGCGCCGTCCACGCCGCCTTCCGCCTGGGCGAAACCGCCCCCACTGCTGCCGACTGA
- a CDS encoding alpha/beta hydrolase has translation MRASLLLPLLLVSSALAGGAGGPRLPVPDFAAASRWPVDCDAPGGGVRGEDGCRLRLPLPPGTRLPAPGQLSVQPGPDRLTVLYHAPPGTREVSLCCGLQLPLAPLPGTRFWAVTARVRHVERAALSLSVVGGQPGSAPPPLTWRGPQAPAASPEAPHLLGRVDRFSLSSGEARIGARRITVYTPPGWTPAESLPAVYLADGDSAEALARSLEPAIRAGKAPRAVLVGIENGPSLAPGSTTYRPEDDRRSLEYLEGLPGGAAAFAAHERFVLNTVLPQMEREYHLKPTPQARAVGGFSNGGAWAISMAAHSPGVFRGVIALSPSNAGAQAAPHPAARVFTQGGTLEPSFLGAARRYAALTRQAGNPTRLVERVGGHDFLMWAEAFPEAVAFALHP, from the coding sequence ATGCGCGCTTCTCTGCTGCTCCCCCTGCTGCTCGTCTCGTCGGCCCTGGCCGGAGGCGCGGGCGGCCCCCGCCTGCCGGTTCCCGATTTCGCGGCGGCCTCCCGCTGGCCGGTGGACTGTGACGCGCCCGGTGGAGGTGTGCGCGGCGAGGACGGCTGCCGCCTGCGCCTCCCGCTGCCGCCCGGCACCCGCCTGCCCGCGCCCGGGCAGCTCAGCGTGCAGCCCGGCCCGGACCGCCTGACCGTGCTGTACCACGCCCCGCCCGGAACCCGCGAGGTCAGCCTGTGCTGCGGCCTGCAACTCCCGCTCGCGCCGCTGCCCGGCACCCGCTTCTGGGCGGTGACGGCCCGGGTCCGTCACGTCGAGCGGGCGGCCCTGTCGCTGTCTGTGGTCGGCGGCCAGCCGGGCAGCGCGCCCCCACCCCTCACCTGGCGCGGCCCGCAGGCGCCTGCGGCCAGCCCGGAAGCGCCGCACCTGCTGGGCCGGGTGGACCGCTTTTCCCTCTCCTCGGGGGAGGCGCGGATCGGAGCGCGCCGGATCACGGTGTACACGCCGCCCGGCTGGACGCCCGCCGAGAGCCTCCCCGCCGTGTACCTGGCAGACGGCGACTCGGCCGAAGCGCTCGCCCGCAGCCTCGAACCCGCGATCCGCGCCGGGAAGGCCCCCCGCGCCGTGCTGGTCGGCATCGAGAATGGGCCGTCACTGGCCCCCGGCAGCACGACCTACCGTCCCGAGGACGACCGCCGCAGCCTGGAGTATCTCGAGGGTCTCCCTGGCGGGGCCGCCGCCTTTGCCGCCCACGAGCGGTTCGTCCTGAACACGGTTCTCCCGCAGATGGAGCGCGAGTACCATCTGAAGCCCACCCCCCAGGCCCGCGCGGTCGGCGGCTTCTCGAACGGGGGCGCGTGGGCCATCAGCATGGCGGCCCATTCTCCCGGGGTCTTCCGGGGCGTGATCGCCCTGAGTCCCAGCAACGCGGGTGCCCAGGCCGCGCCGCATCCCGCCGCGCGGGTGTTCACCCAGGGCGGTACCCTGGAGCCGTCTTTCCTGGGGGCGGCCCGCCGCTACGCGGCCCTGACCCGGCAGGCGGGCAATCCCACCCGGCTGGTGGAGCGCGTCGGGGGCCACGACTTCCTGATGTGGGCCGAGGCCTTCCCGGAAGCGGTCGCGTTCGCCCTTCACCCTTAG
- the gap gene encoding type I glyceraldehyde-3-phosphate dehydrogenase yields the protein MKVGINGFGRIGRLVFRILVERGVEVVAINDLTDNKTLATLLKYDSTAGRFNGTVEYDDQSLTVNGQKIHALAERDPANIKWGELGVDIVIESTGIFTDREGASKHLQGGAKKVLITAPAKNEDFSIVLGVNEQDYDPQNHHIVSNASCTTNSLGVPMKLLDEAFGIEKAIMTTVHSYTNDQRVLDLPHKDLRRARAAAVNIIPTSTGAAKAVSQVYPKLKGKFDGTSLRVPTPVGSISDVVVILGREVTADEVNAVFRQAAEGSHQGIIRYTEDPIVLADIVGDPHSAIIDGGLTMAMGSLVKFFSWYDNEWGYSNRIADLVELVQEKGV from the coding sequence ATGAAAGTAGGCATCAACGGGTTCGGCCGAATCGGGCGTCTGGTGTTTCGCATTCTGGTCGAGCGGGGCGTGGAGGTCGTGGCGATCAACGACCTGACCGATAACAAGACCCTGGCGACCCTGCTGAAGTACGACAGCACGGCGGGACGCTTTAACGGCACGGTGGAGTATGACGACCAGAGCCTGACGGTCAACGGGCAGAAGATTCACGCCCTGGCCGAGCGCGACCCCGCCAACATCAAGTGGGGCGAGCTGGGCGTGGACATCGTGATCGAGTCGACCGGCATCTTTACCGACCGCGAGGGCGCGAGCAAGCACCTTCAGGGCGGCGCCAAGAAGGTGCTGATCACCGCGCCTGCCAAGAACGAGGACTTTTCCATCGTGCTGGGCGTCAACGAGCAGGACTACGACCCGCAGAATCACCACATCGTCTCCAACGCGAGCTGCACGACCAACTCGCTGGGCGTGCCCATGAAGCTGCTGGATGAAGCCTTCGGCATCGAAAAGGCGATCATGACGACCGTGCACTCGTACACCAACGACCAGCGCGTGCTCGACCTGCCGCACAAGGACCTGCGCCGCGCCCGCGCCGCCGCCGTGAACATCATCCCGACCTCGACCGGCGCGGCCAAGGCGGTGTCGCAGGTCTACCCCAAGCTCAAGGGCAAGTTCGACGGCACCTCGCTGCGGGTGCCCACCCCGGTCGGCTCGATCAGCGACGTGGTGGTCATCCTGGGCCGGGAGGTCACCGCCGACGAGGTGAACGCGGTCTTCCGGCAGGCCGCCGAGGGCAGCCACCAGGGGATCATCCGGTACACCGAAGACCCCATCGTCCTGGCGGACATCGTGGGCGACCCGCACTCGGCGATCATCGACGGCGGCCTGACCATGGCGATGGGGAGCCTCGTCAAGTTCTTCTCGTGGTACGACAACGAGTGGGGCTACTCCAACCGCATCGCCGATCTGGTCGAGCTGGTGCAGGAAAAAGGCGTCTAA
- a CDS encoding phosphoglycerate kinase, whose protein sequence is MQTLDQLEFQNKRVLVRVDYNVPVQGGVVQDDTRVTASLPTLRRLLDGGASLVLMSHFGRPKSGPEEKYSLRPVAAVLEGALGRSVRFIPSLPGSDETLAAVQALEPGEVALLENVRFEPGEEKNDPELAARFARLGEAFVLDAFGSAHRAHASVSGVAARLPHAAGLLLQREVEALSRLIEHPERPYVVIIGGAKVSDKIKVIENLLPRVDRMLIGGGMAYTFIKSQGGQIGDSIHEDDQLELARRLLAEYGDRLLLPVDVIAADRFAEDAQTQVVPADEIPDGWQGLDAGPQTVQAYTEALRGARTVFWNGPLGVFEFPAFAGGTNAIARAVAELGEEAYTVIGGGDSVSAIHQSGQAERVSHISTGGGASLELLEGRELPGVEAMR, encoded by the coding sequence ATGCAGACCCTCGATCAACTGGAGTTCCAGAACAAGCGCGTGCTGGTGCGCGTGGACTACAACGTGCCCGTTCAGGGCGGCGTGGTGCAGGACGACACCCGCGTCACGGCCAGCCTGCCCACGCTGCGGCGCTTGCTCGACGGCGGCGCCTCGCTGGTGCTGATGAGCCACTTCGGGCGGCCCAAGTCCGGGCCGGAGGAGAAATACAGCCTGCGCCCGGTCGCGGCGGTGCTGGAGGGGGCGCTGGGGCGGTCGGTGCGCTTCATTCCCTCGCTGCCGGGCAGTGACGAGACGCTGGCGGCGGTGCAGGCGCTGGAGCCAGGCGAGGTCGCGCTGCTGGAGAACGTGCGCTTCGAGCCGGGCGAGGAGAAGAACGATCCCGAACTGGCCGCGAGGTTCGCGCGGCTGGGCGAGGCCTTCGTGCTCGACGCCTTCGGGAGCGCGCACCGGGCGCACGCCTCGGTCAGCGGGGTGGCGGCGCGGCTGCCGCACGCGGCGGGGCTGCTGCTTCAGCGCGAGGTCGAGGCGCTCTCGCGGCTGATCGAGCACCCCGAGCGGCCCTACGTGGTCATCATCGGCGGGGCCAAGGTCAGCGACAAGATCAAGGTGATCGAGAACCTGCTGCCGCGCGTGGACCGCATGCTGATCGGCGGCGGAATGGCCTACACCTTTATCAAGAGCCAGGGCGGGCAGATCGGGGACTCGATCCACGAGGACGATCAGCTGGAGCTGGCGCGCCGGCTGCTGGCCGAGTACGGCGACAGGTTGCTGCTGCCGGTGGACGTGATCGCCGCCGACCGCTTCGCGGAGGACGCGCAGACGCAGGTCGTCCCCGCAGACGAGATTCCGGACGGCTGGCAGGGCCTCGACGCCGGGCCGCAGACGGTACAGGCGTACACCGAGGCCCTGCGGGGGGCAAGGACCGTCTTCTGGAACGGGCCGCTGGGCGTGTTCGAGTTTCCGGCCTTCGCGGGGGGCACCAACGCGATTGCCCGGGCGGTCGCGGAGCTGGGCGAGGAGGCCTACACCGTGATCGGCGGCGGCGACTCGGTGAGCGCGATTCACCAGAGCGGGCAGGCGGAGCGCGTGAGCCACATCAGCACCGGGGGCGGCGCCAGCCTGGAACTGCTGGAAGGCCGGGAGCTGCCGGGCGTGGAGGCGATGCGATGA
- a CDS encoding phosphatase PAP2 family protein: protein MRRDLPTLLAAHWTRLALLLLGVLGPLALFADLAGDVLRTGGFGWDRTILAGVASSRTPDGTFAAQALSTLGGLWALPLVVGALALGLARAGGRAHARFLVGAVAGAAALNVLVKLVFQRPRPADLVAVLTEPGFSFPSGHAMSNLAFGYALTLVFWHTRWRWPVALLGCGWGLAVGLSRIYLGVHYPSDVLAGFAASVAWVAGLYLILGRRWPALRRSPRPGR from the coding sequence ATGCGCCGTGACCTTCCCACGTTGCTGGCCGCGCACTGGACGCGGCTGGCGCTGCTGCTGCTGGGCGTGCTGGGACCGCTGGCCCTGTTTGCCGACCTCGCCGGGGACGTGCTGCGGACAGGCGGCTTCGGGTGGGACCGGACGATCCTGGCGGGGGTGGCGAGCAGCCGCACGCCGGACGGGACTTTCGCGGCGCAGGCGCTCTCGACCCTGGGCGGGCTGTGGGCGCTGCCGCTGGTCGTGGGCGCCCTGGCGCTGGGGCTGGCCCGGGCCGGGGGGCGGGCGCACGCCCGCTTCCTGGTGGGCGCGGTGGCGGGGGCGGCGGCCCTGAACGTGCTGGTCAAGCTGGTGTTCCAGCGGCCCCGCCCGGCCGACCTGGTCGCCGTGCTGACCGAGCCGGGCTTTTCCTTTCCCAGCGGGCACGCCATGAGCAACCTGGCGTTCGGGTACGCGCTGACACTGGTGTTCTGGCACACCCGCTGGCGCTGGCCGGTCGCCCTGCTGGGCTGCGGCTGGGGGCTGGCGGTGGGCCTGAGCCGCATCTACCTGGGCGTGCATTACCCCAGCGACGTGCTGGCGGGTTTCGCGGCCTCGGTCGCCTGGGTGGCGGGGCTGTACCTGATTCTGGGGCGGCGCTGGCCCGCGCTGCGGCGTTCGCCGCGCCCAGGGCGGTGA
- the tpiA gene encoding triose-phosphate isomerase, which produces MSAPTSGPRTLLALNWKMNKTTTEARAWGRELAGGFERGDVEVAVMAPAISLPGLKESLPGGVDVGGQDVSAHESGAYTGEISAAMLRDVHATYVIVGHSERREYHGETDAVVAAKARQAQAHGLTPIVCVGEGLEVRERGEQVAYTLAQLRGSLDGVAENVVVAYEPVWAIGTGKTATADDAEELAAAIRGALREQYGELAAGLRVLYGGSVKPDNVASICAQPNVNGALVGGASLKVDDVLGMVNALK; this is translated from the coding sequence ATGAGCGCCCCCACCTCCGGGCCGCGCACGCTGCTGGCCCTGAACTGGAAGATGAACAAGACGACCACCGAGGCGCGGGCCTGGGGCCGCGAGCTGGCGGGGGGCTTTGAACGCGGCGACGTGGAGGTCGCGGTGATGGCCCCGGCGATCAGCCTGCCGGGCCTCAAGGAGAGCCTGCCCGGCGGCGTGGACGTGGGCGGCCAGGATGTCAGCGCGCACGAGTCGGGCGCGTACACCGGCGAGATCAGTGCGGCGATGCTGCGCGACGTGCACGCGACCTACGTGATCGTGGGCCACTCCGAGCGCCGCGAGTACCACGGGGAAACCGACGCCGTGGTCGCCGCCAAGGCCCGGCAGGCCCAGGCGCACGGCCTGACGCCCATCGTCTGCGTGGGCGAGGGCCTGGAGGTGCGCGAGCGGGGCGAGCAGGTCGCCTACACCCTCGCGCAGCTGCGCGGCAGCCTGGACGGCGTGGCCGAGAACGTGGTCGTCGCCTACGAGCCGGTCTGGGCCATCGGCACCGGCAAGACCGCCACCGCCGACGATGCCGAGGAGCTGGCCGCCGCGATTCGCGGAGCGCTGCGGGAGCAGTACGGCGAGCTGGCGGCGGGCCTGCGGGTGCTGTACGGCGGCAGCGTCAAGCCGGACAACGTGGCCTCCATCTGCGCGCAGCCCAACGTGAACGGGGCGCTGGTGGGCGGCGCGAGCCTGAAGGTGGACGACGTGCTGGGCATGGTGAACGCACTGAAGTAG
- a CDS encoding KGG domain-containing protein, whose protein sequence is MTDNPSKSRTESRTAARRGRGFAGMDPERQRAIASAGGRAAHASGNAHRFTSEEAREAGRKGGEASRGSTRAARGGQTRQNS, encoded by the coding sequence ATGACCGACAACCCCAGCAAGAGCCGCACCGAGAGCCGCACCGCCGCCCGCCGAGGCCGGGGCTTTGCGGGCATGGACCCCGAGCGTCAACGCGCCATCGCCAGCGCGGGGGGCCGCGCCGCCCACGCCAGCGGCAACGCCCACCGTTTTACCAGCGAAGAAGCCCGCGAGGCGGGCCGCAAGGGCGGTGAGGCCTCGCGCGGCAGCACCCGCGCCGCACGCGGTGGCCAGACCCGCCAGAACAGCTGA
- the asnS gene encoding asparagine--tRNA ligase has protein sequence MTATDTNITISGLGAHVGETVTLNAWLTDKSGKGKIQFLKLRDGSGFVQATVFKNDVPEDVFEAAKRVAQEQAVRVTGEVRADERAPGGVELAVRDLAPYAESGGEYPITPKEHGIEFLLDHRHLWLRHRRPWAVLRIRDCVQRAIVTFFHGEGFVRFDAPFFTPNAAEGTTELFEIDLFGEDKAYLSQTGQLHAEAGALAFGKVYTFGPTFRAEKSKTRRHLLEFWMVEPEVAPGDHAGNMALQERFVSFLVRRVLEECRTELELLGRDVEKLRGAAEGNYPRVTYTEALEIIRGHIESGDLPKGVQADVQPVEWGDDLGAPHETILGYHFDRPVIVEKYPAAIKAFYMQPDPEDARLALCDDMIAPEGYGEIIGGSERIHDFALLKSRIEHEGLPLDAFEWYLDLRRFGSVPHAGFGMGLERVIAWISGIDHIREAIPFPRMLTRMTP, from the coding sequence GTGACTGCGACGGATACCAACATCACTATCAGCGGCCTCGGGGCGCACGTGGGCGAGACCGTGACCCTCAATGCCTGGCTGACCGACAAGAGCGGCAAGGGCAAGATCCAGTTTCTGAAGCTGCGCGACGGCTCGGGCTTCGTGCAGGCGACCGTCTTCAAGAATGACGTGCCGGAGGACGTGTTCGAGGCGGCAAAGCGCGTGGCGCAGGAGCAGGCCGTGCGGGTCACGGGCGAGGTGCGCGCCGACGAGCGGGCGCCGGGCGGCGTGGAACTGGCGGTGCGGGACCTTGCACCCTACGCCGAGAGCGGCGGCGAGTACCCCATCACGCCCAAGGAACACGGGATCGAGTTTCTGCTCGACCACCGCCACCTGTGGCTGCGTCACCGCCGTCCCTGGGCGGTGCTGCGGATTCGCGACTGCGTGCAGCGCGCCATCGTGACCTTCTTTCACGGGGAGGGCTTCGTGCGTTTCGACGCGCCCTTTTTCACGCCGAACGCCGCCGAGGGGACCACCGAACTGTTCGAGATCGACCTGTTCGGGGAGGACAAGGCCTACCTCTCGCAGACCGGGCAACTGCACGCCGAGGCGGGCGCGCTGGCGTTCGGCAAGGTCTACACCTTCGGGCCGACCTTCCGCGCGGAGAAGTCCAAGACGCGGCGGCACCTGCTGGAGTTCTGGATGGTCGAGCCGGAGGTCGCGCCGGGCGACCACGCGGGGAACATGGCCTTGCAGGAGCGGTTCGTCTCGTTCCTGGTGCGGCGGGTGCTGGAGGAATGCCGGACGGAGCTGGAGCTGCTGGGCCGCGACGTGGAAAAGCTGCGGGGGGCGGCCGAGGGCAACTACCCGCGCGTGACGTACACCGAGGCGCTGGAGATCATCCGGGGGCATATCGAGTCCGGCGACCTGCCGAAGGGCGTCCAGGCGGACGTGCAGCCCGTCGAGTGGGGCGACGACCTGGGCGCCCCGCACGAGACGATCCTGGGCTACCACTTCGACCGCCCGGTGATCGTCGAGAAGTATCCGGCGGCGATCAAGGCCTTTTACATGCAGCCGGACCCGGAAGACGCGCGGCTGGCCCTGTGCGACGACATGATCGCGCCCGAGGGCTACGGCGAGATCATCGGCGGGTCCGAGCGCATCCACGACTTCGCGCTGCTGAAGTCGCGCATCGAACACGAGGGGCTGCCGCTGGACGCCTTCGAGTGGTACCTCGACCTGCGCCGCTTCGGCAGCGTGCCGCACGCGGGCTTCGGCATGGGGCTGGAGCGCGTCATCGCCTGGATCAGCGGCATCGACCATATCCGCGAGGCGATCCCCTTCCCGCGCATGCTCACGCGCATGACGCCCTGA
- the uvrC gene encoding excinuclease ABC subunit UvrC, which produces MHFDDLPVLPASPGVYLFRKGGTPIYIGKAVNLRSRVSQHFKAGGKSGKFTALADTLEFITARNEVEALVLEANLIKQHRPHYNVLLKDDKHYPFLKLTNEQFPMLVVTRRVLKDGASYYGPYPDASAVRRVKHLIDTMFPLRKNSGLPLQKKPRPCLNYHMGRCLGPCVDAADPGDYSRVVEDVKALLEGRAAPVIARLKDDMKAAAQGRDFEQAARVRDRVQAVEKLFGTEQHAYVSEETDLDFLGAAQAGEYAMVQLFRLRGGRVVGRDKRFLTDAEGAGEGGGGGDLGEILGAFVQDYYTQATHVPPLILLPAEFADAPVWSAFLSEKAGRRVEMRTPKRGDKADLVEMAQRNAHNGLESELALLERRGDHPGLDALREVLALPERPWRIEGYDNSNLFGTNIVSGMVVFEGGRSRRGEHRRFKVRGLEQPDDYAAMRQTISRRFTGSLSDKLPLPDLILIDGGRGQVNAALDALREAEVRVPVVGLAKREERLILPGRYGAQWWLETGTEIGVERELLLPHTHPALRVLIGVRDEVHNYAVSYHRKLRGEAMLRSVFDDLPGIGQKRQNALLEQFTSLEDLAAASAEQIAQVPGMTLKAAQSVKEFLAQRAARNTPV; this is translated from the coding sequence GTGCATTTCGACGATCTGCCTGTGCTGCCCGCCTCGCCGGGGGTGTATCTCTTCCGCAAGGGGGGAACCCCGATCTATATCGGCAAGGCGGTGAATCTGCGCTCGCGCGTCTCGCAGCATTTCAAGGCGGGCGGCAAGAGCGGCAAGTTCACGGCCCTGGCCGACACGCTGGAGTTCATCACGGCGCGGAACGAGGTCGAGGCGCTGGTGCTGGAAGCCAACCTGATCAAGCAGCACCGCCCGCACTACAACGTGCTGCTCAAGGACGACAAGCACTATCCCTTCCTGAAGCTGACCAACGAACAGTTCCCGATGCTGGTCGTCACCCGGCGGGTGCTGAAAGACGGGGCGAGCTACTACGGGCCGTACCCCGACGCCTCCGCCGTGCGGCGGGTCAAGCACCTGATCGACACGATGTTTCCCCTGCGCAAGAATTCGGGACTGCCCCTCCAGAAAAAGCCCCGGCCCTGCCTGAATTACCACATGGGCCGCTGCCTGGGGCCGTGCGTGGACGCGGCCGACCCCGGCGACTACAGCCGGGTGGTGGAGGACGTCAAGGCGCTGCTGGAGGGCCGCGCCGCGCCCGTGATCGCCCGCCTGAAAGACGACATGAAAGCGGCCGCCCAGGGCCGGGATTTCGAGCAGGCGGCGCGGGTGCGTGACCGGGTGCAGGCGGTCGAGAAGCTGTTCGGGACCGAGCAGCACGCCTACGTGAGCGAGGAAACCGACCTCGACTTTCTGGGCGCGGCGCAGGCGGGCGAGTACGCGATGGTGCAGCTGTTCCGGCTGCGCGGCGGGCGGGTGGTGGGCCGCGACAAGCGGTTTCTCACCGACGCGGAGGGCGCGGGCGAGGGGGGAGGCGGCGGGGACCTGGGCGAGATTCTGGGGGCCTTCGTGCAGGACTACTACACCCAGGCCACGCACGTGCCGCCGCTGATCCTGCTGCCTGCCGAGTTCGCGGACGCGCCGGTCTGGAGCGCTTTTCTCTCGGAAAAGGCCGGGCGGCGAGTCGAGATGCGGACCCCCAAGCGCGGCGACAAGGCCGACCTGGTGGAGATGGCGCAGCGCAACGCGCACAACGGGCTGGAGTCCGAACTCGCGCTGCTGGAGCGCCGGGGCGACCATCCCGGGCTGGACGCGCTGCGGGAGGTGCTGGCGCTGCCCGAGCGGCCCTGGCGCATCGAGGGGTACGACAACTCCAACCTGTTCGGCACCAACATCGTCTCGGGGATGGTGGTGTTCGAGGGCGGGCGGTCGCGGCGCGGCGAGCACCGGCGCTTCAAGGTGCGCGGCCTGGAACAGCCCGACGACTACGCGGCGATGCGGCAGACGATCTCGCGGCGCTTTACCGGGTCGCTCTCGGACAAGTTGCCGCTGCCGGACCTGATCCTGATCGACGGCGGGCGCGGACAGGTCAACGCGGCGCTCGACGCGCTGCGCGAGGCCGAGGTGAGGGTGCCGGTGGTGGGCCTCGCCAAGCGCGAGGAACGGCTCATCTTGCCGGGGCGCTACGGGGCGCAGTGGTGGCTGGAAACCGGCACCGAGATCGGCGTGGAGCGCGAGCTGCTGCTGCCGCACACCCATCCGGCCTTGCGGGTCTTGATCGGCGTGCGCGACGAGGTCCACAACTACGCCGTGAGCTACCACCGCAAGCTGCGCGGGGAAGCCATGCTCCGCAGCGTGTTCGACGACCTGCCGGGCATCGGGCAAAAGCGCCAGAACGCCCTGTTGGAGCAGTTCACCAGCCTGGAGGACCTGGCGGCCGCCTCCGCCGAGCAGATCGCGCAGGTGCCGGGCATGACCCTGAAAGCCGCGCAGAGCGTCAAGGAGTTTCTGGCGCAGCGGGCCGCCCGCAACACGCCGGTCTAG
- a CDS encoding histidine phosphatase family protein: MSPSSASRLLLVRHGQTASNVAQTLGAAHDDPLDALGQRQARAVATWLTGLNLPAPRVYASRYLRAGQTAGAIGEALGQPVTLLDGLHEIEVGPGWSGRPYAHLRTHAHELELPGGAFGFPGGETLDAVATRFLAALEQPLTQPGTTPIVVSHGGALTAVLARLLDLAPRAVWDDPRYAHANTAVTELERGASGWQVRRLAEHPHLAALAVE; the protein is encoded by the coding sequence GTGTCCCCTTCCTCTGCCTCCCGCCTGCTGCTGGTCCGCCACGGCCAGACGGCCAGCAACGTCGCCCAGACCCTCGGCGCCGCCCACGACGACCCCCTCGACGCGCTGGGCCAGCGCCAGGCCCGCGCCGTGGCCACCTGGCTGACTGGGCTGAACCTTCCCGCCCCGCGCGTCTACGCCAGCCGTTACCTGCGCGCCGGGCAGACCGCCGGGGCCATCGGGGAGGCCCTCGGCCAGCCCGTCACCCTGCTGGACGGCCTGCACGAGATCGAGGTCGGTCCGGGCTGGTCAGGCCGCCCCTACGCCCACCTGCGCACCCACGCGCACGAGCTGGAGCTGCCCGGCGGCGCCTTCGGCTTTCCCGGCGGCGAGACGCTGGACGCGGTGGCGACCCGTTTTCTGGCCGCGCTGGAGCAGCCGCTGACCCAGCCGGGCACCACCCCCATCGTCGTCTCGCACGGGGGGGCGCTGACCGCTGTCCTGGCCCGCCTCCTCGACCTCGCCCCCCGCGCCGTCTGGGACGACCCACGGTACGCCCACGCCAACACCGCCGTGACCGAGCTGGAGCGCGGCGCGTCAGGCTGGCAGGTGCGCCGCCTGGCCGAGCATCCGCACCTCGCCGCATTGGCGGTCGAATAA